A window of the Henckelia pumila isolate YLH828 chromosome 3, ASM3356847v2, whole genome shotgun sequence genome harbors these coding sequences:
- the LOC140889799 gene encoding uncharacterized protein, with product MPTSQNNVVIQPPFPTALKKAKLDSQFAKFLEVFKKLNINIPFANALMKMPSYAKFLKEILSNKRKLEEHGMISLTENCSALVQNKIPPKQKNPGSFSIPCMINDVPFQKALCDLGASINLMPYSVFRKLILGEPKPARMSLQLANRSLKYPRGIIEDVLVKVDKFIFPVDFVVLDMEEDLDMPLILGRPFPAIGKTLIDVQKGELLLRVGEENFF from the coding sequence ATGCCCACATCACAAAATAATGTTGTTATTCAACCACCTTTTCCTACAGCTCTCAAGAAAGCCAAACTAGACTCCCAGTTTGCAAAATTTCTAGAGgtattcaagaaattaaatatCAACATTCCTTTTGCCAACGCACTAATGAAAATGCCCAGCTATGCTAAGTTCTTGAAGGAGATTCTCTCCAACAAGAGGAAATTGGAGGAGCATGGCATGATCAGTTTAACAGAAAATTGCTCTGCACTGGTTCAGAACAAGATCCCACCAAAGCAAAAAAACccagggagtttctctatcccttgCATGATTAATGATGTGCCTTTTCAGAAAGCTTTGTGTGATTTAGGTGCTAGCATAAATCTAATGCCCTATTCTGTTTTCAGGAAGCTAATTTTGGGAGAGCCGAAACCCGCCCGGATGTCGTTGCAATTGGCTAACAGATCTCTAAAGTATCCAAGAGGGATAATAGAAGATGTACTGGTAAAAGTagacaaattcatcttcccgGTGGATTTTGTGGTACTTGACATGGAAGAAGATTTGGACATGCCTCTTATTCTGGGAAGACCTTTCCCGGCAATAGGAAAAACACTCATAGATGTCCAAAAGGGAGAACTACTTTTGAGAGTGGGAGAGGAAAATTTCTTTTGA
- the LOC140889800 gene encoding uncharacterized protein, producing the protein MGLKGFEVIDPNGLKHLSQISEGGSPYRRDGDSDTQRRTAVDAWNHSDFLCRNYILNGLDDTLYSVYSSVKTAKELWDSLEKKYKTEDAGIKKFVVGKFLDFKMIDSKTVMSQVQEIQIILHDLLAERMKINEPFQVASIIEKLPPMWKDFKNYLKHKRKELKLEDLIVRLRIEEDNKNTEAKSHKKMETEAKANLAESSMSHKMKRPHDGKQKGKAKKFQGSCYNCGKPNQMARDCRIPKKKNTNQKQNQSNLVEQRYVPLAISDIDLSVVICETNMVDDPRGWWIDTGSTSHICAIKICIPRMPPLGIESCSWETSQRLKLWEWEMWC; encoded by the exons ATGGGCTTGAAAGGGTTTGAAGTGATTGACCCAAATGGCTTGAAACACTTGTCCCAA ATTTCTGAAGGAGGATCCCCTTATCGTCGTGATGGCGATTCTGACACCCAAAGGAGGACCGCtgttgatgcatggaaccaCAGCGATTTTTTGTGCAGAAACTATATTCTGAATGGCCTTGATGACACTCTCTATAGTGTTTATTCATCAGTCAAGACGGCCAAGGAACTCTGGGATTCCTTGGAGAAGAAATACAAAACGGAAGACGCAGGTATAAAGAAGTTTGTGGTTGGAAAATTTTTGGACTTCAAGATGATAGACTCAAAAACTGTAATGAGTCAAGTGCAAGAGATACAAATCATCTTGCATGACTTATTGGCAGAAAGGATGAaaatcaatgaaccattccaaGTCGCATCTATCATTGAGAAGTTGCCTCCTATGTGGAAAGACTTCAAAAACTACCTTAAGCACAAACGTAAAGAGTTGAAACTTGAAGATCTTATAGTGCGACTTCGCATTGAGGAGGACAACAAAAATACCGAGGCCAAGTCACATAAAAAGATGGAAACCGAGGCCAAAGCAAATCTGGCGGAATCTAGTATGAGTCACAAGATGAAGCGCCCCCATGATGGAAAGCAAAAGGGGAAAGCGAAGAAATTCCAAGGAAGTTGCTACAACTGTGGAAAACCGAATCAAATGGCAAGGGATTGCCGAATTCCaaagaaaaagaacacaaatcagaaacaaaatcaaTCAAACTTGGTTGAACAAAGGTATGTACCTTTAGCAATTTCTGATATTGATTTAAGTGTCGTTATTTGTGAGACCAACATGGTGGATGATCCGAGAGGATGGTGGATTGATACCGGCTCTACGAGTCACATTTGTGCCATAAAGATATGTATTCCACGTATGCCACCGTTGGGGATCGAAAGTTGTTCATGGGAAACTTCGCAACGTCTGAAGTTGTGGGAGTGGGAAATGTGGTGTTGA